The Capsicum annuum cultivar UCD-10X-F1 chromosome 3, UCD10Xv1.1, whole genome shotgun sequence genomic sequence GATCAATGGTAGGGattcaaatattatgttttatgtttttttttttttttttgttattggttAGTTACTTTTCAGAGGTCAAAAGTGCTTATTTTATAAGAATATAGTGTTTGGTCAAACTTTaggaagaaaatatatatttttgagagTAGcagaaactattttttaaaaacttttttttttttttaaaattggggGTAGCTGAAGTGATAATAGAGAAGAGGATTACAAGGTGGAAAATTGAACCCtcacaaataatattatattatgatgtTACGCATCCAaattaaatgcaaaaaatatattaaaatgatgCGAAATAGAATTGTGACCAAGTAAGCTCcattataaaatgaaaaaaaaattatgagtaaTTTAGCGACTAATTAACGACGAAGTCCGTATTTAAGCCCAGAATCTTTTTCTATAATGATTATTTCCAAAATGAAGCACGTATTTTAATCACGCGCAAAGCGCGTACACTAATCTAGTAACCAAATAAATGCAAAGGTGATTGGGTTGTGGGGTTTAGCAAGAGCTTTACCCATGCCACAAATAACCTCATGGAGCTCCTAGATCTTAAAGAAGGCCTTAAGCTTGCATTAGAACAATATCTCAAGCCATTAGAAGTCTGCATTGACTCTATGGAAATCATAAGAATGCTTCACCATGGTAACTTACTCTATGATTGAGTTGTTAATGAATGCAGGTGCTTACTAGGGAGCTTGGAGAATCCTCCGGTCTACAACCCCTACAGGAAACAGAATAGAGTAGCAGATATGCTAGCAAAGCAAGGCTCAGAGCGAGACTTTGTTGATAGACTCCATGTCTTTCTAACTTCACCAGTCAATGTAGGAGTAGTTTTTTTGGGAAGATTTTAAGGGGAAATCTCAACCCCGATTTGCAATAAGTAATGGGATTACTAGTTTCATTTGTTATGTTTTTGTGCCGGATTAGGCCTTGCTGGGTAAAACTCCCTTTACTTTATTAATGCATctactttaccaaaaaaaaaaaactaaataaatgagtagaataaaattatatataaattaaattaaaaaaaatcatgcaCAATAGGACTCACTTTATAAAAAGGGTTTTGGGTATATTTGCTTGTATTATGTGTTGAAGCAAATTTACTCCAAATTCGGACCATCCGCTTTCACCTCACCACGCACACTTGCCCTTCCGGCCAAATCGAGGTAAGTTCCTTCTTTACATCTCTCTATTAAAAAAAATCCCTACTTTGTGAATGTTTTAGATTAGgagatataaataaattaattagtcaGTCCCTAAGAGATgctgtttttccttttttaagtGTAGTATTTGGGACTATAGGAAGTTAAAATTTACAACTGATTTCAATTGCTAATCAACCGGAACAAGTATTTGAATAGTGTGTGctgttgaaatttattttaaaggttGGGGGAGCGGGTTAGGGATGGTAAGTGGGTTAAAGGAGTTCTAGGATGAGAGTAGGGTTTTGGAACATAGGGATATTGATGGGGAAGTTGATAGAGCTAGTGAAGATTCTTAAAGGAGGAAGGTTAATATAACTTGTGTTCAGGAGATCAAATGGGTGGGaaataagttgtggtactcaaaatGCTCGAGGAATAGGAATGGAATAGGCATTTTGGTGGTAAATATGGAGTTGAGGGAGCACGCGGTGAAGGTTAGGATGTTCaaggcattttttttttttttttagtgttaTTTTTTCAGTTATTTGGGATTATAGGAAGTCAAAGCAACTCTCTGTGTAAAAAAACGGGCCGTTGAGGTGTGTATAGTGTGCTATTGAGTTTTATTTTAAAGGTTGGGGGAGAGGGTTAGGGTTGGTAAGAGGGTTATGGGAGTTGCTAGGCTGAGAGTAGGTTTTTAAAACATAGGATATTGATGAGGAAGTTTGTAGGGGTAGTGACAATTCTTAAGAAGAGTATTAATATAGCTTGTGCTCAGGAGATCAAATAGGTAGGAACTGGTGAGGGATGTAGATGACTATAAGTTGTTATACTCGAGGCTTGAGGAATAGGAATGGAGTAGGCATTTGGTGGTAATTATGGAGTTGAGGGAGCACGTGGTGAAGGTTTGGATGGTCTAGGCATTTTGGTGGTAAATATGGAGTTCAAGGAGCATGTGGTGCAGGTTAGAATGGTCACCAATAGGATGATGATGATAAAGTTAGTCGAGAACACTTACAGTCAGAAGGTGAATATTGTGGAAATAAGGTTGCTGTGATGGATGTATAGGCTTACTAAGAGATATAAGATTAAAAATGTAGATATTCAAGAAAAAGGTGGGCGTGGTCTTTGTGGAAGACAAGATATGGGAAGCGAGGATGAAATGACTTAGACATGAAGAGGAGTTGCACTGAGGCCTAagcggaggtgtgagaggttggctatgaATGGTTTCAGGAGAGATAGAGGCTAGTTGAAGAAGTAACGGAAGAGGTGACTAGATAGAACATGGCACAACTCTAGAAACTCTCTACCTTCCAAGGCTAAGGTCTTCATACACATTATCTTCCCacaccccacttgtgggattatactgggtttgttgttgttgttattgttgtataggCAACTGTAATTGTTTTTCCATTTATAGtatataatacaataaaaaagAAGTCTACTTGTGAGCTCCCGTCTAAAACGACTTAATTTATGAGCCCTTCCAGTATTATGAGCCTTCATAATATTCCAAACTAGGTGTTGTCGTTGTACTTTGTTATAAAGAAGGCTGAAAATTTTCGTGTTTTTTTGAAGCAGATAGCTGCCAAGGACACAGAGAACACAGTGATATACTCCCTGGGAGATAAAAATGGTATTGTTGTCTGATCCCTCTTTTTCATTGCTGTATATTCCTATTAATCACGCCTAATTTGTATATAATTGATGTCTTCTTGAGTAGGAAGTTCATTTACCTTATTTGAATCAATTTTCGTTTAAGTTTTTTCCTCATAAATTTGTTTGGTCTATCTGCTAACTCGGTTTTGCCCTTGGCCCACTCTGTTCTCCAGTTGTTTTTCTCATATTTCAAGGATCTAGTGGGCAGAGAAGTGACTGTGGAACTGAAGAACGATTTGGCTATTCGAGGAACACTGCATTCAGTTGATCAGTATCTCAACATTAAGCTTGAAAACACGAGGGTTGTTGATGAGGACAAGTACCCCCACATGGTAActccctcttattctttctcttgcatctttatttttcttagtttctgTTTTTGTGTTCGTTT encodes the following:
- the LOC107863914 gene encoding sm-like protein LSM2 — translated: MLFFSYFKDLVGREVTVELKNDLAIRGTLHSVDQYLNIKLENTRVVDEDKYPHMRSVRNCFIRGSVVRYVQLPPDGVDIELLHDATRREARGG